The Bubalus bubalis isolate 160015118507 breed Murrah chromosome 1, NDDB_SH_1, whole genome shotgun sequence genome includes a region encoding these proteins:
- the LOC123465612 gene encoding uncharacterized protein LOC123465612: MHRYLRKVVRTKRMRKSKRKVKVKTRCPGILPTPFVPPQSEEEEVVNKKLTLLNAKEHYLDLPKEDGLQSWKDEGACVMHQECQIQPHELSVSPELGSSSPAVTSLASPPLCFSCFLSCFCQTFSRSRRRKSLGREGTMQAEAGGDAKALRPGLLRVLGKSKMQPH, translated from the exons ATGCACAGATATCTGAGGAAGGTTGTGAGgacaaagagaatgagaaagagcaagaggaaggtgaaagtgaagaccCGCTGCCCTGGCATTCTTCCAACACCTTTTGTACCACCACAGAGTGAAGAAGAGGAGGTGGTAAATAAAAAGCTGACCTTGCTCAATGCCAAGGAACATTATCTTGACCTTCCCAAAGAG GATGGATTACAGAGTTGGAAGGATGAAGGTGCCTGTGTAATGCATCAGGAATGTCAGATCCAGCCCCATGAGCTCTCAGTGTCCCCAGAGCTCGGGTCCTCCTCTCCTGCAGTGACATCCTTGGCATCACCACCGCTCTGCTTCAGTTGTTTTTTAAGCTGTTTCTGCCAGACCTTCTCAAGGTCTAGGAGAAGGAAATCTCTTGGAAGAGAGGGCACCATGCAGGCTGAGGCAGGGGGTGATGCTAAGGCTCTGAGACCTGGTCTGCTGAGGGTTCTGGGTAAAAGCAAAATGCAGCCTCACTGA